From Acipenser ruthenus chromosome 23, fAciRut3.2 maternal haplotype, whole genome shotgun sequence, the proteins below share one genomic window:
- the LOC117431832 gene encoding protein Shroom1-like isoform X1, translating into MNPFDHDFPFGSMNNLDQNPMNCQSSSRISPARSTSSIDQFTHHHGKGDSAYSSFSGGSNAPDYSSPCLPEEMHSHSLQYVDHKYVRAVFNPNVLNPDPKGMDHLYKSMETFNMQCHQDFNTQSATNQGYKEPPQPPARMDSFITIRNLENTKLCQGPEGQLQQRTRTVSSPDIVYCKPDSGSAWRVSQANQILPVKDYVRCEGADQASSQKLEMKKFTNILSRSPPSFILQECLRNNTGSAASSSEKQQRSPLSAQAFEQTGLQSRNSTQATQNMVNGNIQHKGQYYFVTGVCKPSEPSLKDSLSGVNARESKSCSKEDHGHLKNKEVSFNFRNDLPNQSRHKRQSSYEIPGVHGLKVYNESQSMQAWNGDQGYSNESAHSSSQTSPSRISKVPRSHSSEVPEPNPKAQSREIGYEFRRHHSSSHHIFYCGPEESDPPKQKEPVTSKDGSSARCVGFISNNRDRGKRQPLGDVANDKINKETTPMLYHLTGESGGAFTYKTRNENEPGNWKSARQSSGPFSKHKEASVVEPAHPISRSFCLSEGAEDENQDQGDTLCSSGSSVDDSYKKYYKEKIKDAQTKVLRETSFKRKDLQLSWPHRIKQKPSVRPSVIHSRASSLSSASDIGNDNPVHAGPEAKGKKEEKKLQDSQPQPARIGARKRLKPEQKKLCYSEPERLNQLEDLHGQSGHRPAGNEEESSQEDFNEQGTVASRRKVFEKRGRTLSVSSISKNELKQIQHNALVEYMERKSGQKPAGPQQVPSQNPQRLSTPGRLADWGVTSSTGSGTQKQKRPRPLSAGRVLDSSSSSIRYARSPGFQSIESHNQPNRRQSATQAPGKSASMESLLDQPERIGWKARSKSSSSPVQIDKNTPHTSPLLDSTSCSHQQKNGGDIVKKPVDTSREEHQVRTVSERRGKSMEELGISAVSGPAVLSKSSEQLDQIWSGEMPRQPRKSLGWEQKNQSSRAKVPETTRKSESEVPPFKKDLIEPRSKEEPEPVKASSAFERHPNTLKTLGFQGVPCKTPSLPQESSPLGPPVSGSPHSGPSCKAPMADSVFFNDHPSPQSLDCMELPEIEPGLANTGPSSTELLRTRSEKGPDESEPRGRLKTTHPVQCLESDSVGDPHQDSLYWDSTQASSPASDSGVRTESSTSSPAKHAESAATEGRSEGAKPPLNSSTNAKDSVTQLPVPPTGEMSSVVPSTAPAGEPVQDNSITNKAKPENEMEDKTGPHNPSLTKPPSKSAVEQKWEELATAIVAKDLSLAEVLVPESNRKTTLKLMEQLLSDDTLLTEEYYKRKEARRQSKESDENPEKSDSIPLDTPGTELLANTSEEQKTTQDAQGDPSDVTEMKKALIVNIKWKLQCLEEQKEELGADLQRNGVLGVSVETAVRNSCRPNEYERYTLFIGDLEKVVNLLLCLSSRLARVENALSQVNQATDPEDKQSLNERHRLLCRQHEDAKDLKENLLRRERVVSEILLKHLNQQQLQDYKHFVKVKASLLIEQRDLDERVRVSEEQLESLQNSIPPK; encoded by the exons ATGAATCCCTTCGATCATGACTTTCCATTTGGAAGCATGAACAATCTGGATCAGAACCCCATGAACTGCCAATCTAGTAGCAGGATTTCTCCTGCAAGGTCCACCAGCAGCATTGACCAGTTTACCCACCATCATGGCAAAGGAGATTCCGCCTACAGCTCTTTCTCAGGGGGCTCCAATGCTCCAGACTACTCCTCTCCATGTCTGCCTGAGGAAATGCACTCTCACAGCCTGCAGTATGTTGACCATAAGTACGTGAGAGCAGTCTTTAACCCTAATGTTTTAAACCCTGACCCCAAAGGCATGGATCATCTTTACAAATCGATGGAAACATTCAACATGCAATGCCATCAGGACTTTAATACCCAGTCTGCTACCAATCAGGGTTACAAGGAACCTCCACAACCACCGGCACGCATGGATAGTTTTATAACAATCAGAAACCTGGAAAATACCAAGCTGTGTCAGGGTCCTGAGGGACAGCTGCAGCAGAGGACTCGGACAGTTTCTAGTCCTGATATTGTCTATTGTAAACCTGACTCTGGATCTGCTTGGAGGGTATCTCAGGCAAACCAGATCTTGCCTGTCAAGGACTATGTCCGCTGTGAGGGTGCAGATCAGGCCTCCTCCCAAAAGCTGGAAATGAAAAAGTTCACAAATATTTTAAGCAGATCACCTCCGTCGTTTATCCTGCAGGAATGTTTAAGGAATAACACTGGAAGTGCAGCCAGCAGTTCAGAAAAGCAACAGCGGAGTCCTCTCTCTGCCCAGGCGTTTGAACAGACCGGATTGCAATCAAGGAACTCGACGCAAGCAACCCAGAACATGGTTAATGGAAACATCCAACACAAAGGGCAATATTATTTTGTTACTGGCGTATGTAAACCTTCAGAACCCAGTCTTAAGGATAGTCTTTCTGGTGTTAATGCAAGGGAGAGTAAAAGCTGCTCAAAAGAGGAtcatggacatttgaaaaacaaagagGTGTCATTTAATTTCAGGAATGATCTTCCAAATCAATCTCGACATAAACGGCAGAGCAGTTATGAGATCCCAGGTGTACATGGCCTGAAGGTTTACAATGAAAGCCAGAGCATGCAGGCTTGGAATGGAGATCAAGGCTACAGCAATGAAAGTGCGCATAGCTCATCACAAACGTCACCCTCAAGAATATCAAAGGTGCCTCGGTCTCATAGCTCAGAAGTCCCAGAGCCAAACCCGAAGGCTCAGAGTCGAGAGATTGGCTATGAATTTCGCCGGCACCACAGCAGCAGCCATCATATTTTTTACTGCGGACCCGAGGAAAGTGACCCTCCCAAACAGAAGGAGCCCGTAACCAGCAAGGATGGGAGCTCTGCTCGGTGTGTGGGGTTCATTAGTAACAACAGGGACAGGGGGAAACGGCAGCCTTTGGGTGATGTAGCCAATGATAAGATCAACAAAGAAACGactcctatgctttaccatttaaCTGGGGAGAGTGGTGGTGCCTTCACGTATAAAACCAGAAATGAAAACGAGCCGGGAAATTGGAAATCGGCAAGACAGAGCAGtggccccttctcaaagcacaaagaagcatctGTGGTCGAGCCGGCCCATCCCATTTCCAGGAgcttctgtctgtctgaaggaGCTGAGGATGAAAACCAGGACCAGGGCGACACTCTCTGTAGCTCAGGCTCTTCGGTGGACGACTCGTACAAAAAatattacaaagaaaaaataaaagatgcTCAGACCAAGGTCCTACGGGAGACCTCTTTCAAGAGGAAAGACCTTCAGCTTAGTTGGCCCCACAGGATCAAGCAAAAACCATCAGTGAGACCCTCCGTGATACACTCTAGGGCAAGCTCTCTATCCAGTGCCTCGGACATTGGAAATGACAACCCTGTGCACGCAGGACCAGAAGCCAAGGGTAAGAAGGAAGAAAAAAAGCTCCAAGATTCTCAACCCCAGCCAGCGCGTATTGGAGCGAGAAAGCGTCTAAAaccagagcaaaagaaactgTGCTACTCTGAACCTGAGAGGCTCAATCAGCTGGAGGATTTACACGGCCAGTCAGGGCATCGTCCTGCAGGGAATGAAGAAGAGTCGTCCCAGGAGGATTTTAACGAGCAGGGCACAGTGGCTTCCAGGAGAAAGGTGTTTGAAAAAAGAGGACGAACCCTTTCGGTATCAAGCATCTCGAAGAACGAGCTGAAGCAGATCCAGCATAATGCGCTCGTTGAGTACATGGAACGCAAAAGCGGGCAGAAACCCGCTGGTCCCCAACAAGTGCCTTCTCAAAACCCTCAGAGGCTCTCCACACCTGGGAGACTCGCAGACTGGGGGGTGACTTCCTCTACAGGGAGTGGCACCCAGAAACAGAAGAGGCCTAGACCTCTTTCTGCAGGAAGAGTGCTGGATTCTTCCTCGAGCTCCATTCGATATGCACGCTCACCAGGCTTCCAGTCCATCGAATCCCACAACCAACCCAATAGAAGACAATCTGCCACGCAAGCTCCCGGAAAGTCAGCCTCCATGGAAAGTCTGCTTGACCAACCGGAGAGAATCGGATGGAAGGCAAGATCAAAGTCTTCGTCTTCGCCAGTTCAG ATTGACAAGAATACACCTCATACTTCACCTCTCCTGGACAGTACCAGCTGCAG CCACCAACAGAAGAACGGAGGAGATATTGTAAAAAAACCTGTGGACACCAGCCGGGAAGAACACCAAGTCCGAACTGTGAGTGAAAGAAGGGGAAAGTCTATGGAAGAGCTTGGCATCTCCGCAGTCTCAGGGCCTGCGGTACTGAGCAAAAGCTCTGAACAGCTTGACCAAATATGGAGCGGAGAGATGCCCAGACAACCTCGCAAGAGTTTGGGATGGGAACAGAAAAACCAAAGCAGCAGGGCAAAGGTACCAGAAACGACCAGGAAATCTGAAAGTGAAGTGCCTCCTTTTAAAAAAGACTTGATTGAACCGAGGAGCAAGGAGGAGCCGGAGCCGGTTAAAGCATCCAGTGCTTTTGAAAGACACCCAAATACCTTGAAGACCCTCGGCTTTCAGGGTGTACCATGCAAGACCCCCTCCCTGCCCCAGGAGAGCTCTCCCTTGGGGCCCCCTGTGTCTGGATCACCCCATTCTGGTCCTTCATGCAAAGCCCCTATGGCAGACAGCGTGTTCTTCAACGATCATCCCTCACCACAGTCACTTGATTGCATGGAGCTTCCTGAGATTGAACCTGGCTTGGCGAACACAGGACCATCATCGACTGAACTCCTGCGTACAAGGTCTGAGAAGGGACCCGATGAGAGTGAGCCAAGGGGCAG GTTGAAGACAACTCATCCAGTGCAGTGCTTGGAATCAGACAGTGTGGGGGATCCCCACCAGGACAGTTTGTATTGGGATTCCACTCAGGCATCCTCTCCTGCCAGTGACAGTGGAGTCAGGACTGAATCGAGCACATCCTCCCCTGCAAAGCATGCAGAGAGCGCAGCAACTGAGGGACGCAGCGAAGGAGCAAAGCCACCGTTGAACAGTAGTACCAATGCAAAGGACTCTGTCACCCAACTGCCAGTGCCCCCGACTGGGGAGATGTCATCTGTTGTCCCCTCAACAGCCCCAGCGGGGGAACCTGTTCAGGACAACAGCATTACAAACAAAGCAAAACCAGAAAATGAGATGGAAGATAAGACAGGGCCACACAATCCCTCCCTCACCAAACCCCCCTCCAAATCGGCAGTGGAGCAGAAATGGGAGGAGCTGGCTACAGCAATAGTCGCCAAGGATCTGTCCCTGGCTGAAGTCCTGGTCCCAGAATCCAACAGGAAAACAACTTTGAAGCTGATGGAACAGCTTTTGTCAGACGACACGCTGCTGACAGAGGAATATTACAAGAGGAAGGAAGCAAGGAGACAGTCGAAGGAAag CGATGAAAACCCTGAGAAGTCTGATTCAATCCCCCTTGACACCCCTGGGACAGAACTACTGGCCAATACAAGTGAAGAACAGAAAACAACCCAGGACGCCCAAGGAGATCCCAGTGACGTAACAGAGATGAAA AAGGCGCTGATTGTGAATATCAAGTGGAAGCTGCAGTGCCTCGAGGAGCAGAAGGAGGAGCTCGGGGCTGATCTCCAGAGGAACGGTGTGCTGGGCGTCTCTGTGGAGACAGCGGTCAGGAACAGCTGCAGACCCAATGAGTACGAGAGGTACACGCTGTTCATCGGGGACCTGGAGAAGGTGGTCAacctgctgctctgcctctcctCCCGGCTGGCCAGGGTGGAAAACGCTCTGAGCCAAGTGAACCAAGCCACTGACCCCGAGGACAAG CAATCCCTGAATGAAAGGCACAGGCTGCTGTGCAGACAGCATGAAGACGCAAAGGACttgaaggaaaacctgcttcgAAGGGAGCGCGTTGTTTCAGAGATCCTCTTGAAGCATCTGAACCAGCAGCAGCTCCAGGACTATAAGCACTTTGTCAAAGTAAAGGCATCCTTATTAATTGAGCAGAGAGACCTTGACGAGAGGGTTCGGGTCAGTGAAGAACAGCTTGAGAGTCTTCAGAACAGCATCCCTCCTAAATGA
- the LOC117431832 gene encoding protein Shroom1-like isoform X2 — protein MNPFDHDFPFGSMNNLDQNPMNCQSSSRISPARSTSSIDQFTHHHGKGDSAYSSFSGGSNAPDYSSPCLPEEMHSHSLQYVDHKYVRAVFNPNVLNPDPKGMDHLYKSMETFNMQCHQDFNTQSATNQGYKEPPQPPARMDSFITIRNLENTKLCQGPEGQLQQRTRTVSSPDIVYCKPDSGSAWRVSQANQILPVKDYVRCEGADQASSQKLEMKKFTNILSRSPPSFILQECLRNNTGSAASSSEKQQRSPLSAQAFEQTGLQSRNSTQATQNMVNGNIQHKGQYYFVTGVCKPSEPSLKDSLSGVNARESKSCSKEDHGHLKNKEVSFNFRNDLPNQSRHKRQSSYEIPGVHGLKVYNESQSMQAWNGDQGYSNESAHSSSQTSPSRISKVPRSHSSEVPEPNPKAQSREIGYEFRRHHSSSHHIFYCGPEESDPPKQKEPVTSKDGSSARCVGFISNNRDRGKRQPLGDVANDKINKETTPMLYHLTGESGGAFTYKTRNENEPGNWKSARQSSGPFSKHKEASVVEPAHPISRSFCLSEGAEDENQDQGDTLCSSGSSVDDSYKKYYKEKIKDAQTKVLRETSFKRKDLQLSWPHRIKQKPSVRPSVIHSRASSLSSASDIGNDNPVHAGPEAKGKKEEKKLQDSQPQPARIGARKRLKPEQKKLCYSEPERLNQLEDLHGQSGHRPAGNEEESSQEDFNEQGTVASRRKVFEKRGRTLSVSSISKNELKQIQHNALVEYMERKSGQKPAGPQQVPSQNPQRLSTPGRLADWGVTSSTGSGTQKQKRPRPLSAGRVLDSSSSSIRYARSPGFQSIESHNQPNRRQSATQAPGKSASMESLLDQPERIGWKARSKSSSSPVQIDKNTPHTSPLLDSTSCSHQQKNGGDIVKKPVDTSREEHQVRTVSERRGKSMEELGISAVSGPAVLSKSSEQLDQIWSGEMPRQPRKSLGWEQKNQSSRAKVPETTRKSESEVPPFKKDLIEPRSKEEPEPVKASSAFERHPNTLKTLGFQGVPCKTPSLPQESSPLGPPVSGSPHSGPSCKAPMADSVFFNDHPSPQSLDCMELPEIEPGLANTGPSSTELLRTRSEKGPDESEPRGRLKTTHPVQCLESDSVGDPHQDSLYWDSTQASSPASDSGVRTESSTSSPAKHAESAATEGRSEGAKPPLNSSTNAKDSVTQLPVPPTGEMSSVVPSTAPAGEPVQDNSITNKAKPENEMEDKTGPHNPSLTKPPSKSAVEQKWEELATAIVAKDLSLAEVLVPESNRKTTLKLMEQLLSDDTLLTEEYYKRKEARRQSKESDENPEKSDSIPLDTPGTELLANTSEEQKTTQDAQGDPSDVTEMKALIVNIKWKLQCLEEQKEELGADLQRNGVLGVSVETAVRNSCRPNEYERYTLFIGDLEKVVNLLLCLSSRLARVENALSQVNQATDPEDKQSLNERHRLLCRQHEDAKDLKENLLRRERVVSEILLKHLNQQQLQDYKHFVKVKASLLIEQRDLDERVRVSEEQLESLQNSIPPK, from the exons ATGAATCCCTTCGATCATGACTTTCCATTTGGAAGCATGAACAATCTGGATCAGAACCCCATGAACTGCCAATCTAGTAGCAGGATTTCTCCTGCAAGGTCCACCAGCAGCATTGACCAGTTTACCCACCATCATGGCAAAGGAGATTCCGCCTACAGCTCTTTCTCAGGGGGCTCCAATGCTCCAGACTACTCCTCTCCATGTCTGCCTGAGGAAATGCACTCTCACAGCCTGCAGTATGTTGACCATAAGTACGTGAGAGCAGTCTTTAACCCTAATGTTTTAAACCCTGACCCCAAAGGCATGGATCATCTTTACAAATCGATGGAAACATTCAACATGCAATGCCATCAGGACTTTAATACCCAGTCTGCTACCAATCAGGGTTACAAGGAACCTCCACAACCACCGGCACGCATGGATAGTTTTATAACAATCAGAAACCTGGAAAATACCAAGCTGTGTCAGGGTCCTGAGGGACAGCTGCAGCAGAGGACTCGGACAGTTTCTAGTCCTGATATTGTCTATTGTAAACCTGACTCTGGATCTGCTTGGAGGGTATCTCAGGCAAACCAGATCTTGCCTGTCAAGGACTATGTCCGCTGTGAGGGTGCAGATCAGGCCTCCTCCCAAAAGCTGGAAATGAAAAAGTTCACAAATATTTTAAGCAGATCACCTCCGTCGTTTATCCTGCAGGAATGTTTAAGGAATAACACTGGAAGTGCAGCCAGCAGTTCAGAAAAGCAACAGCGGAGTCCTCTCTCTGCCCAGGCGTTTGAACAGACCGGATTGCAATCAAGGAACTCGACGCAAGCAACCCAGAACATGGTTAATGGAAACATCCAACACAAAGGGCAATATTATTTTGTTACTGGCGTATGTAAACCTTCAGAACCCAGTCTTAAGGATAGTCTTTCTGGTGTTAATGCAAGGGAGAGTAAAAGCTGCTCAAAAGAGGAtcatggacatttgaaaaacaaagagGTGTCATTTAATTTCAGGAATGATCTTCCAAATCAATCTCGACATAAACGGCAGAGCAGTTATGAGATCCCAGGTGTACATGGCCTGAAGGTTTACAATGAAAGCCAGAGCATGCAGGCTTGGAATGGAGATCAAGGCTACAGCAATGAAAGTGCGCATAGCTCATCACAAACGTCACCCTCAAGAATATCAAAGGTGCCTCGGTCTCATAGCTCAGAAGTCCCAGAGCCAAACCCGAAGGCTCAGAGTCGAGAGATTGGCTATGAATTTCGCCGGCACCACAGCAGCAGCCATCATATTTTTTACTGCGGACCCGAGGAAAGTGACCCTCCCAAACAGAAGGAGCCCGTAACCAGCAAGGATGGGAGCTCTGCTCGGTGTGTGGGGTTCATTAGTAACAACAGGGACAGGGGGAAACGGCAGCCTTTGGGTGATGTAGCCAATGATAAGATCAACAAAGAAACGactcctatgctttaccatttaaCTGGGGAGAGTGGTGGTGCCTTCACGTATAAAACCAGAAATGAAAACGAGCCGGGAAATTGGAAATCGGCAAGACAGAGCAGtggccccttctcaaagcacaaagaagcatctGTGGTCGAGCCGGCCCATCCCATTTCCAGGAgcttctgtctgtctgaaggaGCTGAGGATGAAAACCAGGACCAGGGCGACACTCTCTGTAGCTCAGGCTCTTCGGTGGACGACTCGTACAAAAAatattacaaagaaaaaataaaagatgcTCAGACCAAGGTCCTACGGGAGACCTCTTTCAAGAGGAAAGACCTTCAGCTTAGTTGGCCCCACAGGATCAAGCAAAAACCATCAGTGAGACCCTCCGTGATACACTCTAGGGCAAGCTCTCTATCCAGTGCCTCGGACATTGGAAATGACAACCCTGTGCACGCAGGACCAGAAGCCAAGGGTAAGAAGGAAGAAAAAAAGCTCCAAGATTCTCAACCCCAGCCAGCGCGTATTGGAGCGAGAAAGCGTCTAAAaccagagcaaaagaaactgTGCTACTCTGAACCTGAGAGGCTCAATCAGCTGGAGGATTTACACGGCCAGTCAGGGCATCGTCCTGCAGGGAATGAAGAAGAGTCGTCCCAGGAGGATTTTAACGAGCAGGGCACAGTGGCTTCCAGGAGAAAGGTGTTTGAAAAAAGAGGACGAACCCTTTCGGTATCAAGCATCTCGAAGAACGAGCTGAAGCAGATCCAGCATAATGCGCTCGTTGAGTACATGGAACGCAAAAGCGGGCAGAAACCCGCTGGTCCCCAACAAGTGCCTTCTCAAAACCCTCAGAGGCTCTCCACACCTGGGAGACTCGCAGACTGGGGGGTGACTTCCTCTACAGGGAGTGGCACCCAGAAACAGAAGAGGCCTAGACCTCTTTCTGCAGGAAGAGTGCTGGATTCTTCCTCGAGCTCCATTCGATATGCACGCTCACCAGGCTTCCAGTCCATCGAATCCCACAACCAACCCAATAGAAGACAATCTGCCACGCAAGCTCCCGGAAAGTCAGCCTCCATGGAAAGTCTGCTTGACCAACCGGAGAGAATCGGATGGAAGGCAAGATCAAAGTCTTCGTCTTCGCCAGTTCAG ATTGACAAGAATACACCTCATACTTCACCTCTCCTGGACAGTACCAGCTGCAG CCACCAACAGAAGAACGGAGGAGATATTGTAAAAAAACCTGTGGACACCAGCCGGGAAGAACACCAAGTCCGAACTGTGAGTGAAAGAAGGGGAAAGTCTATGGAAGAGCTTGGCATCTCCGCAGTCTCAGGGCCTGCGGTACTGAGCAAAAGCTCTGAACAGCTTGACCAAATATGGAGCGGAGAGATGCCCAGACAACCTCGCAAGAGTTTGGGATGGGAACAGAAAAACCAAAGCAGCAGGGCAAAGGTACCAGAAACGACCAGGAAATCTGAAAGTGAAGTGCCTCCTTTTAAAAAAGACTTGATTGAACCGAGGAGCAAGGAGGAGCCGGAGCCGGTTAAAGCATCCAGTGCTTTTGAAAGACACCCAAATACCTTGAAGACCCTCGGCTTTCAGGGTGTACCATGCAAGACCCCCTCCCTGCCCCAGGAGAGCTCTCCCTTGGGGCCCCCTGTGTCTGGATCACCCCATTCTGGTCCTTCATGCAAAGCCCCTATGGCAGACAGCGTGTTCTTCAACGATCATCCCTCACCACAGTCACTTGATTGCATGGAGCTTCCTGAGATTGAACCTGGCTTGGCGAACACAGGACCATCATCGACTGAACTCCTGCGTACAAGGTCTGAGAAGGGACCCGATGAGAGTGAGCCAAGGGGCAG GTTGAAGACAACTCATCCAGTGCAGTGCTTGGAATCAGACAGTGTGGGGGATCCCCACCAGGACAGTTTGTATTGGGATTCCACTCAGGCATCCTCTCCTGCCAGTGACAGTGGAGTCAGGACTGAATCGAGCACATCCTCCCCTGCAAAGCATGCAGAGAGCGCAGCAACTGAGGGACGCAGCGAAGGAGCAAAGCCACCGTTGAACAGTAGTACCAATGCAAAGGACTCTGTCACCCAACTGCCAGTGCCCCCGACTGGGGAGATGTCATCTGTTGTCCCCTCAACAGCCCCAGCGGGGGAACCTGTTCAGGACAACAGCATTACAAACAAAGCAAAACCAGAAAATGAGATGGAAGATAAGACAGGGCCACACAATCCCTCCCTCACCAAACCCCCCTCCAAATCGGCAGTGGAGCAGAAATGGGAGGAGCTGGCTACAGCAATAGTCGCCAAGGATCTGTCCCTGGCTGAAGTCCTGGTCCCAGAATCCAACAGGAAAACAACTTTGAAGCTGATGGAACAGCTTTTGTCAGACGACACGCTGCTGACAGAGGAATATTACAAGAGGAAGGAAGCAAGGAGACAGTCGAAGGAAag CGATGAAAACCCTGAGAAGTCTGATTCAATCCCCCTTGACACCCCTGGGACAGAACTACTGGCCAATACAAGTGAAGAACAGAAAACAACCCAGGACGCCCAAGGAGATCCCAGTGACGTAACAGAGATGAAA GCGCTGATTGTGAATATCAAGTGGAAGCTGCAGTGCCTCGAGGAGCAGAAGGAGGAGCTCGGGGCTGATCTCCAGAGGAACGGTGTGCTGGGCGTCTCTGTGGAGACAGCGGTCAGGAACAGCTGCAGACCCAATGAGTACGAGAGGTACACGCTGTTCATCGGGGACCTGGAGAAGGTGGTCAacctgctgctctgcctctcctCCCGGCTGGCCAGGGTGGAAAACGCTCTGAGCCAAGTGAACCAAGCCACTGACCCCGAGGACAAG CAATCCCTGAATGAAAGGCACAGGCTGCTGTGCAGACAGCATGAAGACGCAAAGGACttgaaggaaaacctgcttcgAAGGGAGCGCGTTGTTTCAGAGATCCTCTTGAAGCATCTGAACCAGCAGCAGCTCCAGGACTATAAGCACTTTGTCAAAGTAAAGGCATCCTTATTAATTGAGCAGAGAGACCTTGACGAGAGGGTTCGGGTCAGTGAAGAACAGCTTGAGAGTCTTCAGAACAGCATCCCTCCTAAATGA